In Plasmodium vivax chromosome 14, whole genome shotgun sequence, the genomic window tttatttttataaataaaattatttctaaaaATATGGTGAATATGAGAGAAACAGTTTAATAAAAAACGCTTAGTTActagaaaataatatatatttatatacatgtaaatatatatataattcctatattattttatatgcgTACCTAcgtgaaaaattgaaataaaaagaggaaagtttcattaatttacatgtacataaaaattattttattaaataaataaaaaactacATTTTTAGAATGCATTCATTCTTTTCGGGGGAGTCGACAAAGCACTGCataaaagttttttaaattattaaaaacacggaaaagtgaaaataataattttaaaatttaattcttgtgaaaaataaaacgcatTTATTGTAGTATGATGTAGAGATGTTAAAGCTAGCAAATATTCACGTGATAACAAGGGATgtacaaaattgtacaataGTTTAatctgttttatttttgcaagaTAACTGTggaaatatgttattattacaATTTATATGTTTGCTTCATTCTACCtactttttctattttttatttttaagtgcaATTAAAATGGtactttattatattaataagttAGAACCAaccttatatttttattaggGTAGAGGTGGGGTAACAtgaattttgcatttttacatgtaaattaaaataaacttCGAGTGACAAAAAGCACCCTTCCCctaatacaataatatataatatattatacgcaaaagaaatattttaacggTGAAAATTTAAGctatataatttcattttgtgagCGTTATTTTTGCGCAATAAAGGATagcttataaaaaaaaaaaaaaatatatattttaatatagaaaaaaaaaaaacatatattttaatatagaaaaaaaaaaaatatattttaatatagaaaaaaaaaaaatgttttaatatagaaaaaaaaaaaaggaaaagttaaATGGTATCGtttaatatagaaaaagaataatttacAGTCGGACCACCTaaatgtttgtaaaaaaagtattattAAGGGgctataaaaattatagagAAACATTAGAAATTAAATTGGCTGATAagataatgtaaaaaattataaaataatttggcatttatttaaatgttatttttcgTGTGTATTGTATATGTTATGCGCATTAagccttttttatttatatattttttaaaataaaaattagttAACTAAACCATAAATTTAATCGTgaaaagcttttttttttttatacactaTATTATCAGCAGCTACAAAATAACATCTTGGTAGATAAGTATTGTCTAACAGTAAATGTGatatgttatattatatataatacccACCCACCCCAGCAggtgtttatttttctattttaaaaacctTTCTTGCATTTAGCTCAGGTTTTtaaattcacattttttagccTATATagctaaataaaaattctgcaaattgggaaaaacaaaaaattagcattacgattaaaaaaaattataagggtaaaaaattaaaaataaaaaaaattatgaaaaaaaaacttatttaagaaaaacagcccaaaaaattgttccctaaaaattgtggaaacaaatttacaaatgttttattaaaagattgacaatttaattatggtaaatattgaaattttttttattaaaaaattgacaatttaattatgttaaatatgtaaaaaggtttcaataaaaattattagtgtagaaacaataatataaaaagaaatttagtTCAAAATAAGCATTATTAAAGAACGTTATTCATGCGCAAATTCTCTGTAATTATGGGAGTCATACACAGGTAACTATCATTACATTTGCTTTAAAggaatattaaatttttttcatattcctTGTAGATTTAAACGTATgtatggttttttttttggccacgtaagatacattttatatttaatttttctcctttctttAAACtattattgaaaaatatgtgtGCCTCCAACAGTTGGTTTAAAGCCATCGTTCTGTAGTGCATATTTGGGAAAACGTTATAAAAGTTACTATTCGCAATTGTAATGTTATTCTTGTTAACAATTGTTAAGAGGTGTAATCCTCATTAAATGCAACCAATGTTGTTATTTTGACTGGCGTTTTAAAACAACTTCACTAGAATGACATTTACTATATTTTGCAAAGCTGTACAAACATCTCATTAATTTCTCACTCTGTTTTGGAATGTGACTTGTAGTCTGTTTATTTGGTCTAATTATTTTGCTTCAAAAATGGGTTTATCAAAAATTGATGTATCAAAAATGGATGGATAGCCTTTTGCAACTTCATGTTGCACATGTAAAAGATAAACAGGATGAACATAATCGttagatatatatacaatacatatttatgtggTTATTTACGTGCGCTGGCTAATGTACATCTCCCATTAAAGCGCAAATACGCCACCAAAGATCGAATGCCTCGTAAAAAGAAACCTCAAAGAAGTCATTTAAAACATTTGGGGTTATGAATTAACcaggtaattttttaaatggttcttttataagtttttaaattcaACAAATAATGTcagtaattatttattaatagtGGTTGCTTCACAGGGcgaagaaaagcaaaatgtcATAATTGGCCTATTATGTGAATTTTGTATAGGCGTAATTTATTACTAattagaaaaacaaaaagacaggaaaaaaaacatttttttgtaaaactaAACAAAtatcacataaaaaaataaagtttgAATCAAGACGTAAACcatattttgtattataatGGAAGGTTTCATAATATGGACAAaacgtcaaaaaaaaaaaaggcagttataattttatgtacgaGTTACtttatcataaaattaaGGATGGAAATAGGAAATAATGTTGTTTCAGATTTACTTCGATTATGTTAAATTTGCTAAACAATTTCTTTATGATTGTATAAGCCTTTCAATATTTCGTATTCTCCCTATCTGTACACGAAGTTGCTTTAATGTAATTGTCAGCatggatttttttattttcttggCCTTTTCACCTTTTGGTGTTTGTTTGTGTGCCTTGTTAGTTGTTATtttgttctattttgttctattttgttctattttgtcctattttgttgttttttattttattactttttctttccatcaCTGCTTCTTCTCATTGATTGATATGAAAGTTTTCCTAATTAAATGGAGGGAAGTTGTAACAACGTCCTATTACCTGCCTACTTTTGCATTCCATCAATTAATCGTTTAGGAGCACTTTTGCAACATCAGTTTCTTCTGCCTGCACTCCATAACAACCACCGCTTTTTACTTATCCAATCTTCAATAAAGTCGTTTCTccaattattaaataaaaagtaatgaTCATCTTTCCATTGTAACCATTTTTCGTTCTTAATGTTTGTGATGAAACCCTCTTTATCTTGTATCCaactttcccatttttctgttttccattgaattattttattccacctcttcacaaaatgttccatttcttttttatttgaatattttcCGAATTCTAACTTATCAATATACTGCTGTTCTTCATCTGTCCAATTACTCATTAACCATGTCATAATTTGGTGCGTCTTCCATTGTTCCCATCTCTCATCTATTAATTTATCTAAATCGTATTCGACATCATTTATCCATCTATGCCAGTCTATTTCCATGTAATCTTTCCAATCAGTGTGAATCCACGTTTTCCAATCTGCTTCAGTCCATGTTGCggatttattataaatataagatTTGTATGATTCACTCATTATTCCATGAAAACGTGaccatttattttgcattttttcgaTCCAGTAATCCCATTCATTCTTTTCCTCTTGCAACATGTCGCTTGCATTATTTTCTAAGGACAGCAAAAAGTTTTGAAATTCTTCCTCAAAAGTCAACTGCCATTCACCCCATTCCTCATTTAATTGGTCATTTGATTCGTTATCCAATTCACTACTATGGCCTTGTATCGTTTCTATGTCATCTAAGTTCACGATATGTTCATCTTCCACTTCGTCCAGAGCCAAGCACCTTCCATGGTGAGATGactgaacaaaattttaaaatgtacgtacgtatgtatgtacgtatgtgcttatgtacgtatgtacgcataCATGTTCGTGATATGAACTCAAAAGGTTAACATAATTAAGGAattcacttattttttgtgtatatttgCCTAGAagcagtttttattttactatgGTATTATTTCTTAAACAGAAGACAGATGATATGGTAAGTACGGCGAGATACTTAGAAATAagcattttcttcaatttgtttattaatattttatgacaAGATTAATTTGGTTGCTATGTTGcgttattaataaatttcgaaaaatggtacttttttgctgtttatttatttatatgtttacgtattttttttttcgtttgcttTTTATTTGGCTAAATTCATGTggaagcatatatatataatgatagaTTCATTTATTCTGCATTTGGTTAGAAATACatgattaatatttttattacaatgaattattattataaaatatagtatATAATAA contains:
- a CDS encoding tryptophan-rich antigen (Pv-fam-a) (encoded by transcript PVX_101525A); its protein translation is MLISKYLAVLTISSVFCLRNNTISSHHGRCLALDEVEDEHIVNLDDIETIQGHSSELDNESNDQLNEEWGEWQLTFEEEFQNFLLSLENNASDMLQEEKNEWDYWIEKMQNKWSRFHGIMSESYKSYIYNKSATWTEADWKTWIHTDWKDYMEIDWHRWINDVEYDLDKLIDERWEQWKTHQIMTWLMSNWTDEEQQYIDKLEFGKYSNKKEMEHFVKRWNKIIQWKTEKWESWIQDKEGFITNIKNEKWLQWKDDHYFLFNNWRNDFIEDWISKKRWLLWSAGRRN